The following proteins are co-located in the Pseudomonas cavernae genome:
- a CDS encoding TolC family protein: protein MHSKRYCAAWPVAAALVATVLALPSQAAPLTLDEALRLSEDNAPSLTAQAAKLEAANSAAIPAGELPDPKLLLGVQNYPIGGPDRWSIDQDFMTMQMVGVMQEVPNRDKRRARIEVAEAAVDRATAERRVERLNVRQATALAWISSYSVERKQALFQDFFRENRLLADAVRAQIAGGRAQAADAVTPRQEAALLDEQEDELIRLRAQARAALRRWIGPAADEPLAGNLPEWPINVAGYSHKLPHHPALTAFVPMTREAQAKVHEAVAEKKSDWSWELDYQRRGREFGDMMSVQLSFDLPLFPGSRQNPKIAAKHAELNQLEAEREALTREHAQQLEDDLAEYQRLNRAVRRSQNSLLPLAKEKVALTMASYRAGKGDLAAVIAARRELIEARLKHIDFEEQRALTSARLYFTYGENHQ from the coding sequence ATGCACTCCAAACGCTATTGCGCCGCGTGGCCCGTCGCGGCTGCCCTGGTGGCGACCGTGCTGGCATTGCCGAGTCAAGCCGCCCCCCTGACACTCGATGAAGCCTTGCGCTTGAGCGAAGACAATGCCCCTTCGCTGACCGCCCAGGCGGCCAAGTTGGAGGCGGCCAATAGTGCCGCCATCCCGGCCGGTGAATTACCCGATCCGAAGTTACTGCTGGGCGTGCAGAACTATCCCATTGGCGGTCCCGATCGCTGGAGCATCGACCAGGACTTCATGACCATGCAGATGGTTGGGGTCATGCAAGAGGTGCCCAACCGTGACAAACGCCGGGCACGCATCGAGGTGGCAGAGGCGGCCGTCGACCGGGCCACGGCTGAACGCCGGGTCGAGCGCCTGAACGTCCGCCAGGCTACCGCTCTGGCCTGGATCAGCAGCTACTCGGTGGAGCGCAAACAGGCACTGTTCCAAGACTTCTTTCGCGAGAATCGCCTGCTAGCAGATGCCGTCCGCGCGCAGATCGCCGGCGGCCGAGCACAGGCCGCCGATGCCGTGACGCCGAGGCAGGAGGCGGCCCTGCTGGATGAGCAAGAGGACGAGCTGATCCGCTTGCGCGCGCAGGCCCGTGCGGCACTCAGGCGCTGGATCGGCCCGGCCGCCGATGAGCCGTTGGCCGGCAACTTGCCGGAGTGGCCCATCAACGTCGCCGGCTACAGCCATAAATTGCCCCACCATCCCGCGCTGACAGCCTTTGTCCCGATGACCCGCGAGGCGCAAGCCAAGGTGCACGAGGCGGTGGCGGAAAAGAAGTCCGACTGGAGCTGGGAACTCGACTACCAGCGCCGCGGCCGTGAGTTCGGCGACATGATGAGCGTGCAGCTCAGCTTCGATCTGCCGCTATTTCCCGGCTCCCGGCAGAACCCCAAGATCGCCGCCAAACATGCCGAGCTGAACCAACTGGAGGCCGAGCGCGAAGCCCTCACCCGCGAGCATGCCCAGCAGCTGGAAGATGATCTTGCCGAATACCAGCGCCTGAACCGCGCCGTGCGCCGCAGCCAGAACAGCCTGTTGCCCCTGGCCAAGGAAAAGGTGGCGCTGACCATGGCCAGCTACCGCGCCGGCAAAGGTGACCTGGCGGCCGTCATCGCCGCCCGTCGCGAACTGATCGAGGCGCGCCTCAAACATATCGACTTTGAAGAACAGCGGGCCCTGACCAGCGCCCGCCTGTATTTCACTTACGGGGAGAATCACCAATGA
- a CDS encoding efflux RND transporter periplasmic adaptor subunit, with protein MTARIWQGALLTGLSVVLGVAGGYWFAQQRMDGMPSAATEPGAAAQDQRQVLYWYDPMYPQQKFDKPGKSPFMDMELVPQYADAAADSAAISIDPSLTQNLGLRLAPVTRGALASNLEVVGVLAFNERDIAVVQARTAGFVERVYARAPGDLLTANAPLADLLVPEWAAAQEEFLALKRSGDAGLLAAARQRLRLTGMPTALIAQVERSGKPLPVLTLTSPIAGVLQELDVRAGMSVAAGDTLARVNGLSSVWLAVAVPEAEVGAIAVGQAVEARLPAFPGEVLGGTVSAVLPETNPDSRTVRVRVELPNPDGRLRPGLTAQVRLNRSTEQSLLWVPSEAVIRTGRRALVMLAEDGGRYRPVEVQLGRENEGKTVVLQGLEEGQQVVASGQFLLDSEASLKGIVANPAPMPEPAIAGPALHEAEGQIVEITNQGVTLAHGPFKTLGMPGMTMTFPLADPALMLGVKAGDKVRVAVRQTDDGLVIERLQKLGGQP; from the coding sequence ATGACTGCGCGAATCTGGCAAGGGGCTTTGTTGACAGGTCTGTCGGTCGTCCTCGGCGTTGCCGGCGGCTACTGGTTCGCTCAACAGCGCATGGATGGAATGCCCAGCGCCGCCACCGAGCCGGGTGCCGCCGCGCAAGACCAACGCCAGGTGCTGTATTGGTACGACCCGATGTACCCGCAGCAGAAGTTCGACAAGCCGGGAAAATCGCCCTTCATGGACATGGAACTGGTGCCCCAGTACGCCGATGCAGCGGCGGACAGCGCGGCCATCAGCATCGACCCCAGCCTGACCCAGAATCTCGGCCTGCGCCTGGCTCCAGTCACCCGCGGGGCCCTCGCCAGCAACCTGGAGGTGGTCGGCGTATTGGCGTTCAACGAACGGGATATCGCGGTGGTGCAGGCGCGTACCGCTGGCTTTGTCGAGCGCGTCTATGCCCGTGCGCCCGGCGATCTGCTGACGGCCAATGCGCCGCTGGCCGACCTGTTGGTGCCGGAATGGGCCGCGGCCCAGGAGGAGTTCCTCGCGCTCAAGCGCAGTGGCGACGCCGGCTTGCTGGCAGCAGCACGCCAACGCCTGCGCCTCACCGGCATGCCGACGGCGCTGATCGCCCAGGTGGAACGCAGCGGCAAGCCCCTGCCGGTTCTGACCCTTACCAGCCCGATTGCCGGTGTACTGCAGGAGCTGGATGTGCGTGCGGGCATGAGCGTCGCGGCCGGCGACACCCTGGCCCGCGTCAACGGTTTGAGTAGCGTCTGGCTCGCGGTAGCCGTTCCGGAGGCCGAGGTTGGGGCGATTGCCGTTGGCCAGGCGGTCGAGGCACGCCTGCCGGCCTTCCCAGGGGAAGTGCTCGGCGGCACGGTCAGCGCCGTTCTGCCTGAGACGAATCCGGACAGCCGCACGGTTCGCGTGCGTGTCGAACTGCCCAATCCCGACGGCCGCCTGCGGCCAGGCTTGACCGCGCAGGTGCGCCTGAACCGGTCGACTGAACAAAGCCTGTTGTGGGTGCCGAGCGAGGCGGTCATCCGCACCGGCCGCCGTGCCCTGGTGATGCTCGCCGAAGACGGCGGGCGCTACCGCCCGGTCGAAGTACAGCTCGGGCGGGAAAACGAAGGCAAGACGGTGGTGCTGCAAGGTCTCGAGGAAGGCCAGCAGGTGGTCGCCTCCGGACAATTCCTGCTCGATTCCGAAGCCAGCCTCAAGGGCATAGTCGCGAATCCCGCGCCAATGCCGGAGCCTGCCATTGCAGGCCCCGCCTTGCATGAGGCCGAGGGGCAAATCGTCGAGATCACTAACCAAGGCGTGACCCTCGCCCATGGTCCGTTCAAGACCCTGGGTATGCCCGGCATGACCATGACCTTCCCGCTGGCGGACCCGGCCCTGATGCTCGGGGTGAAGGCAGGCGACAAGGTACGTGTGGCGGTGCGCCAAACCGACGATGGTTTGGTGATTGAGCGCCTGCAGAAGCTGGGAGGCCAGCCATGA
- a CDS encoding efflux RND transporter permease subunit has translation MIAALIRWSVANRFLVLLATLFASAWGVWSVQSTPIDALPDLSDVQVIIRTPYPGQAPQIVENQVTYPLATTMLSVPGAKTVRGFSFFGDSFVYVLFEDGTDLYWARSRVLEYLSQIQSRLPASAKPALGPDATGVGWIYQYALVDRSGGHDLAQLRALQDWFLKFELKTLANVAEVATVGGMVKQYQVLLDPLRLASLGITQAEVIEAIGRANQETGGAVLEMAEAEFMVRASGYLKTLNDFRAIPLKLGAGGVPVTLGDVATIQQGPEMRRGISELDGEGETVGGVVILRSGKNARETIAAVKAKLDELQSSLPAGVEIVTTYDRSKLIDRAVENLSHKLLEEFIVVALVCAVFLWHLRSSLVAIISLPVGILIAFIVMRYQGINANIMSLGGIAIAIGAMIDAAVVMIENAHKKVEAWHAAHPGEELAGEHHWHVMTEAAAEVGPALFFCLLIITLSFIPVFTLEAQEGRLFGPLAFTKTYAMAAAAGLSVTLVPVLMGYWIRGRIPNEEQNPLNRWLIRIYQPALDAVLRRPKVTLLVALLVFLSALWPISRLGGEFLPPLDEGDLLYMPSALPGLSAQKAAQLLQQTDRLIKTVPEVEHVFGKAGRAETATDPAPLEMFETTIQFKPREQWRPGLTQEKLVEELDQVVQVPGLTNIWIPPIRNRIDMLATGIKSPIGVKVAGSNLTEIDQVTQAVERAAKSVPGVSSALAERLTGGRYIDVDIDRQAAARYGLNIADVQSIVAGAIGGENVGETIEGLARFPINVRYPREWRDSLGALEQLPIYTPQGGQITLGTVARIKVNDGPPMLKSENARPSGWVYIDVRGRDIASVVADLRRVVGEQVKLQPGMSLSYSGQFEFLERANARLKLVVPATLLIIFVLLYLTFARFDEACLIMATLPFALTGGAWFLYLLDFNLSVATGVGFIALAGVAAEFGVIMLLYLKNAWAEREDTGDNTERGLVAAIREGAVQRVRPKAMTVAVIIAGLLPILLDSGTGSEVMSRIAAPMVGGMVTAPLLSLFVIPAAYRLMRRRHLPAVSTNRQGEAV, from the coding sequence ATGATCGCCGCACTGATCCGCTGGTCGGTGGCCAACCGTTTCCTGGTGTTGCTGGCCACGCTGTTCGCCAGCGCCTGGGGCGTCTGGTCGGTGCAAAGCACGCCCATCGATGCGCTGCCAGACCTCTCCGATGTGCAGGTGATCATCCGCACCCCCTACCCCGGCCAGGCACCGCAGATCGTCGAGAATCAGGTCACCTATCCGCTGGCCACCACCATGCTCTCGGTGCCGGGGGCGAAGACGGTGCGCGGCTTCTCGTTCTTCGGCGACAGCTTCGTCTATGTGCTGTTCGAGGACGGCACCGACCTGTACTGGGCTCGCTCGCGGGTGCTGGAGTACCTCAGCCAGATCCAGAGTCGCCTGCCGGCCAGCGCCAAGCCGGCTCTGGGGCCGGATGCCACCGGGGTGGGCTGGATCTACCAGTACGCTCTGGTGGATCGCAGCGGCGGGCACGACCTGGCGCAACTGCGCGCGCTGCAGGACTGGTTCCTCAAGTTCGAGTTGAAGACCCTGGCGAACGTCGCGGAAGTGGCGACCGTCGGCGGCATGGTCAAGCAGTACCAGGTGCTGCTCGATCCGCTCAGGCTGGCCAGTCTGGGCATCACCCAGGCCGAAGTGATCGAGGCCATAGGCCGGGCCAACCAGGAAACCGGTGGTGCCGTGCTGGAGATGGCGGAGGCCGAGTTCATGGTGCGCGCTTCCGGCTACCTGAAGACGTTGAATGACTTCCGCGCGATTCCCCTCAAGCTCGGTGCCGGTGGCGTGCCGGTGACCCTCGGCGACGTGGCGACTATCCAGCAGGGACCGGAGATGCGCCGCGGCATCAGCGAACTCGACGGCGAAGGCGAGACGGTCGGCGGCGTGGTGATTCTGCGCAGCGGCAAGAATGCCCGCGAAACCATTGCCGCGGTCAAGGCCAAGCTCGACGAACTGCAGAGCAGCCTGCCGGCCGGGGTGGAAATCGTCACCACCTACGACCGCAGCAAGCTGATCGACCGCGCCGTGGAAAACCTCAGCCACAAGCTGCTCGAGGAGTTCATCGTCGTCGCCCTGGTCTGCGCGGTCTTCCTCTGGCATTTGCGTTCGTCCCTGGTGGCGATCATCTCGCTGCCGGTTGGCATACTCATCGCGTTCATCGTCATGCGCTATCAAGGGATCAACGCCAACATCATGTCCCTCGGCGGAATCGCCATCGCCATCGGCGCCATGATCGATGCCGCGGTGGTGATGATCGAGAACGCCCACAAGAAGGTCGAGGCCTGGCACGCAGCCCATCCTGGGGAAGAATTGGCGGGCGAGCATCACTGGCATGTGATGACCGAAGCCGCGGCCGAGGTCGGTCCGGCGCTGTTCTTCTGCCTGCTGATCATCACCCTGTCGTTTATCCCGGTGTTCACCCTGGAAGCCCAGGAGGGCCGCCTGTTCGGCCCGCTGGCCTTCACCAAGACCTATGCCATGGCCGCGGCGGCCGGCCTCTCGGTGACCCTGGTGCCGGTATTGATGGGCTACTGGATTCGCGGACGGATTCCCAATGAAGAGCAGAACCCGCTGAACCGTTGGTTGATCAGGATCTACCAACCGGCCCTCGATGCGGTGCTGCGTCGGCCCAAGGTCACCCTGCTGGTCGCGCTGCTGGTTTTTCTCAGCGCGCTGTGGCCAATCTCCCGGCTGGGCGGCGAGTTCCTGCCGCCGCTGGATGAGGGCGACCTGCTCTACATGCCTTCGGCCCTGCCGGGTTTGTCGGCGCAGAAGGCGGCGCAGTTGCTGCAGCAGACCGACCGCCTGATCAAGACGGTACCGGAAGTCGAGCACGTGTTCGGTAAGGCCGGACGCGCCGAAACCGCCACCGACCCGGCGCCGCTGGAGATGTTCGAGACCACCATCCAGTTCAAACCGCGCGAGCAATGGCGACCCGGCTTGACCCAGGAGAAGCTGGTGGAGGAACTGGATCAGGTGGTCCAGGTGCCGGGGCTGACCAATATCTGGATTCCGCCGATCCGCAACCGCATCGACATGCTCGCCACCGGGATCAAGAGCCCGATCGGGGTGAAGGTCGCCGGCAGCAACCTGACGGAGATCGACCAGGTCACCCAGGCAGTCGAGCGCGCGGCCAAGAGCGTTCCGGGCGTGAGTTCGGCCCTGGCCGAGCGCCTGACTGGCGGGCGCTACATCGATGTGGACATCGACCGCCAGGCTGCCGCCCGTTACGGGCTGAATATCGCCGATGTGCAATCGATCGTGGCCGGCGCCATCGGTGGCGAAAACGTCGGGGAGACCATCGAAGGGCTGGCGCGCTTCCCGATCAACGTGCGCTATCCCCGTGAGTGGCGCGACTCGCTCGGCGCCCTGGAGCAACTGCCGATCTACACCCCGCAGGGGGGCCAGATCACCCTGGGCACGGTGGCCAGGATCAAGGTCAACGATGGGCCACCCATGCTCAAGAGCGAGAACGCGCGGCCTTCCGGCTGGGTGTATATCGACGTGCGTGGCCGGGATATCGCCTCGGTGGTCGCCGACCTGCGTCGAGTCGTCGGCGAGCAGGTCAAGCTGCAGCCGGGGATGAGCCTGAGCTACTCGGGGCAGTTCGAGTTTCTCGAACGGGCCAACGCGCGGCTCAAGCTGGTGGTGCCGGCCACCCTGCTGATCATCTTCGTGCTGCTCTACCTGACCTTCGCCCGCTTCGACGAGGCCTGCTTGATCATGGCCACGCTGCCGTTCGCCCTGACCGGCGGGGCATGGTTCCTCTACCTCCTGGACTTCAACCTGTCGGTGGCCACCGGCGTCGGCTTTATCGCCCTGGCCGGGGTGGCGGCCGAGTTCGGCGTGATCATGCTGCTCTACCTGAAGAACGCCTGGGCCGAACGTGAAGACACCGGTGACAACACTGAGCGTGGGCTGGTCGCAGCGATTCGCGAAGGTGCCGTACAGCGTGTGCGACCTAAGGCCATGACGGTGGCGGTGATCATCGCCGGCCTGCTACCTATCCTCTTGGACAGCGGCACCGGCAGCGAGGTGATGAGCCGCATCGCCGCGCCCATGGTCGGTGGCATGGTCACCGCGCCCTTGCTTTCCCTGTTCGTCATTCCGGCGGCCTACCGCTTGATGCGCCGTCGGCATCTCCCCGCTGTATCCACCAACCGTCAAGGAGAAGCTGTATGA
- a CDS encoding copper-binding protein, producing the protein MKKVLIAVASAIVSLSLPVLAEDMPGMKMGNIPMEGMQMKQEAQQAPIAKAEGTVKAIDIQQNTVTLAHDAVPVLQWPAMTMAFSATPVQLAGLRVGDRVAFEFRAAGMNASIMSIKALQ; encoded by the coding sequence ATGAAGAAGGTCCTGATCGCCGTTGCAAGCGCAATCGTCTCGCTATCCCTTCCCGTCCTCGCCGAGGACATGCCGGGCATGAAGATGGGGAACATACCCATGGAGGGCATGCAGATGAAGCAGGAAGCGCAGCAGGCGCCCATCGCCAAGGCCGAAGGCACGGTCAAGGCCATCGACATCCAGCAGAACACCGTCACCCTCGCCCATGACGCCGTGCCGGTCTTGCAGTGGCCAGCCATGACCATGGCGTTCAGCGCGACACCTGTGCAACTGGCGGGGCTGAGAGTCGGCGACCGCGTGGCGTTCGAGTTCCGCGCTGCGGGCATGAACGCCTCGATCATGTCCATCAAAGCACTGCAGTAG
- a CDS encoding 2-hydroxychromene-2-carboxylate isomerase, producing the protein MIDFYFDFFSPYGYFAAMQIERLAERYQRPLEWHAMLLGISVVKVMGLKPLLETPLKGEYILHDVPRLAALYGIPFRMPSRRIDSLPPARAFCWVKQHWPGQAAAFAKHLYCAYFQEDRDIGNPAVLAELAGEQGLEGRELRAAIDSQTIKQALRDSVSAALERGVFGAPSFVVDGQLIWGSDRLWMLEHWLAHGAWPEPGVRQD; encoded by the coding sequence GTGATCGACTTCTACTTCGATTTCTTCTCGCCCTATGGCTACTTCGCCGCCATGCAGATCGAGCGGCTCGCCGAGCGCTACCAGCGGCCGCTGGAGTGGCACGCCATGCTGCTCGGCATCTCGGTTGTGAAGGTGATGGGCCTCAAGCCGCTGCTGGAAACACCGCTCAAGGGTGAGTACATCCTCCACGACGTGCCGCGCCTGGCGGCGCTTTACGGCATCCCGTTCCGCATGCCCTCGCGGCGGATCGATTCCTTGCCGCCGGCGCGGGCCTTCTGCTGGGTCAAGCAGCACTGGCCGGGGCAGGCCGCTGCCTTCGCCAAGCACCTGTACTGCGCCTACTTCCAGGAGGACCGCGATATCGGTAATCCCGCGGTGCTGGCCGAGTTGGCCGGGGAACAGGGTCTGGAAGGCCGGGAGCTGCGCGCCGCCATCGACAGCCAGACGATCAAGCAGGCGCTCAGGGACTCGGTCAGCGCTGCGCTCGAGCGCGGGGTGTTCGGTGCGCCGAGCTTCGTGGTCGACGGGCAATTGATCTGGGGCAGCGACCGCCTGTGGATGCTTGAGCATTGGCTGGCCCACGGCGCCTGGCCCGAACCGGGTGTGCGGCAGGACTGA
- a CDS encoding DNA polymerase II, whose translation MDLQQGFVLTRHWRDTPAGTEVEFWLATDHGPRHIRLPYQPSVAFIPAEQREQAESLLRGERDVELRPLGLCDFHRRPVLGLYCRQHRQLMRIDKLLRKAGVDVFEADIRPPERYLMERFITAPVWFGGTPDGSGMLLDAQMKPAPDYRPRLKLVSLDIETTAHGELYSIALEGCGERQVYMLGPANKDAAVDFRLDYCETRAQLLERLNEWLARHDPDAIIGWNLVQFDLRVLHEHAQRLQVPLRLGRDGDVMGWRAHGTHTNHHFAAAAGRLIIDGIEALRSATWSFPSFSLENVAQTLLGEGKSIDTPYQRMDEIDRMFAEDKPALARYNLKDCELVTRIFAKTELLTFLLERATVTGLPADRSGGSVAAFTHLYMPLMHRQGFVAPNLGERLPEASPGGFVMDSRPGLYDSVLVLDYKSLYPSIIRTFLIDPLGLVEGMRYPDDSESVPGFRGARFSRTRHCLPAIVARVSEGRETAKREHNKPLSQALKIIMNAFYGVLGSSGCRFFDPRLASSITLRGHEIMHRTRELIEAEGHVVIYGDTDSTFVWLGRAHAEDDAARIGRALVQHVNQWWRDHLRHEYGLESALELQFETHFLRFLMPTIRGAEEGSKKRYAGLVARADGSDEMVFKGLETVRTDWSPLAQQFQQELYQRIFNRRPYQDYVRDYVRRTLAGELDELLIYRKRLRRQLDDYQRNVPPHVRAARIADAYNDRQGRPLQYQNGGWISYVMTVAGPEPLETRRTAIDYDHYVTRQLQPVADAILPFVHDDFTTLVDRQLGLF comes from the coding sequence GTGGATTTACAGCAGGGCTTCGTTCTGACCCGGCACTGGCGCGATACGCCCGCTGGCACCGAAGTCGAGTTCTGGCTGGCGACCGACCACGGTCCCCGGCATATCCGCCTGCCTTACCAGCCCTCGGTGGCCTTCATCCCCGCCGAACAGCGCGAGCAGGCCGAGTCGCTGCTGCGCGGCGAGCGTGACGTCGAACTTCGCCCGTTGGGCCTGTGCGATTTCCATCGCCGGCCCGTGCTCGGCCTGTATTGCCGGCAGCACCGCCAGTTGATGCGCATCGACAAGCTGCTCCGGAAAGCGGGTGTTGATGTCTTCGAGGCCGATATCCGCCCGCCGGAACGCTATCTGATGGAACGCTTCATTACCGCACCGGTGTGGTTCGGTGGCACACCGGACGGCAGCGGCATGCTGCTCGATGCGCAGATGAAGCCCGCGCCGGACTATCGCCCGCGCCTGAAGCTGGTTTCCCTCGACATCGAAACCACCGCCCATGGTGAGCTGTATTCCATCGCGCTCGAAGGCTGTGGCGAGCGCCAGGTCTACATGCTTGGGCCGGCGAACAAGGACGCTGCGGTCGATTTTCGGCTCGATTACTGCGAAACCCGGGCGCAACTGCTCGAGCGACTGAACGAGTGGCTCGCCCGACATGACCCCGACGCGATCATCGGTTGGAACCTGGTGCAGTTCGACCTGCGCGTGTTGCACGAGCACGCGCAGCGCCTGCAGGTACCGCTGCGGCTCGGGCGTGACGGTGACGTGATGGGTTGGCGCGCGCACGGCACCCACACCAACCACCACTTCGCGGCAGCCGCCGGACGACTGATCATCGACGGTATCGAGGCGCTGCGCTCGGCGACCTGGAGCTTTCCGTCGTTCAGCCTGGAAAACGTCGCGCAGACGCTGCTCGGCGAAGGCAAGTCCATCGACACCCCCTATCAGCGCATGGACGAAATCGACCGCATGTTCGCCGAGGACAAGCCCGCGCTGGCGCGCTACAACCTCAAGGACTGCGAACTGGTGACGCGGATCTTCGCCAAGACCGAACTGCTGACCTTCCTGCTGGAACGCGCCACCGTCACGGGTCTACCCGCCGACCGCAGCGGCGGCTCGGTCGCGGCCTTCACCCACCTCTACATGCCGCTGATGCATCGCCAGGGCTTCGTCGCGCCCAACCTCGGCGAGCGGCTGCCGGAGGCCAGCCCGGGCGGCTTCGTCATGGATTCGCGGCCCGGCCTGTACGATTCCGTGCTGGTGCTCGACTACAAGAGCCTGTATCCGTCGATCATTCGCACCTTCCTGATCGATCCGCTGGGGCTGGTGGAGGGCATGCGGTATCCCGACGACAGCGAGTCGGTGCCGGGCTTTCGCGGTGCGCGCTTCTCGCGTACGCGGCATTGCCTTCCGGCCATCGTGGCACGGGTTTCGGAAGGCCGTGAAACGGCCAAGCGCGAGCACAACAAGCCGCTCTCGCAGGCACTGAAAATCATCATGAACGCCTTCTACGGCGTGCTCGGCTCCAGCGGCTGTCGCTTCTTCGATCCCCGCCTGGCGTCATCCATCACCCTGCGCGGCCACGAGATCATGCACAGGACGCGCGAGCTGATCGAGGCTGAAGGCCATGTGGTGATCTATGGCGACACTGACTCCACCTTCGTTTGGCTCGGGCGTGCGCATGCCGAGGACGATGCGGCGCGCATCGGGCGGGCGCTGGTGCAGCATGTCAACCAGTGGTGGCGTGACCACCTGCGGCATGAGTACGGCCTGGAAAGCGCGCTGGAGCTGCAGTTCGAGACGCACTTTCTGCGCTTCCTGATGCCCACCATTCGCGGCGCCGAGGAGGGCAGCAAGAAGCGCTACGCCGGCCTTGTCGCACGCGCGGACGGCAGCGACGAGATGGTCTTCAAGGGGCTGGAAACGGTACGCACCGACTGGTCACCGCTGGCCCAACAGTTCCAGCAGGAGCTCTACCAGCGCATCTTCAACCGGAGACCTTACCAGGACTATGTGCGCGACTATGTACGCCGGACGCTGGCGGGGGAGCTCGATGAATTGCTGATCTATCGCAAGCGGCTGCGCCGCCAACTGGACGACTACCAGCGCAATGTGCCGCCGCATGTGCGCGCGGCGCGCATCGCTGATGCATACAACGACCGGCAGGGCCGGCCGCTCCAGTACCAGAATGGCGGCTGGATCAGCTACGTGATGACAGTCGCGGGGCCTGAGCCTCTGGAGACGCGACGCACGGCGATCGACTACGACCACTACGTCACGCGCCAACTGCAGCCGGTGGCGGACGCCATCCTGCCGTTCGTGCACGACGACTTCACCACGCTGGTCGACAGGCAGCTCGGCTTATTCTGA
- a CDS encoding VOC family protein — protein MQPTQKINPCLWFDDQAEEAAEFYTAIFKNSRIVRISRYGEAGREIHGKPPGSVMAVAFELDGQAFSALNGGPLFTFNEAVSLQINCATQDEVDYYWEKLSAGGDENAQQCGWLKDKYGVSWQVVPNVLLEMLSDADSARSQRAMNAMLKMKKLDIGKLQQAYAG, from the coding sequence ATGCAACCGACGCAAAAGATCAATCCATGCCTGTGGTTCGATGATCAAGCTGAAGAGGCGGCCGAGTTCTATACCGCCATCTTCAAGAATTCGAGGATCGTGCGCATCAGCCGCTATGGCGAAGCGGGGCGGGAGATCCACGGCAAACCGCCAGGATCGGTCATGGCCGTGGCCTTTGAGCTGGATGGGCAGGCGTTTAGCGCACTGAACGGTGGCCCGCTATTCACCTTCAACGAGGCCGTCTCGCTGCAGATCAACTGCGCGACCCAGGACGAAGTGGATTACTACTGGGAAAAGCTCTCGGCAGGCGGGGATGAGAACGCCCAGCAGTGCGGCTGGCTTAAGGACAAGTACGGCGTCTCCTGGCAGGTTGTTCCCAACGTGCTGCTCGAGATGCTCAGCGATGCCGATTCCGCCCGCTCGCAAAGAGCCATGAATGCCATGCTGAAAATGAAGAAGCTCGACATTGGCAAGCTACAGCAGGCTTACGCCGGGTAG